One Arthrobacter sp. FW306-07-I genomic window carries:
- a CDS encoding glycosyltransferase 87 family protein yields MQRPDKDSAISTDALFGNLTRIRNVLLPTPVRSVLNTGRGLLGGFIVVHLVFLIFAASLSLRGEAFSDTFIYRDWAMAGFNEANLRGGPSPWVYPILALIPMAIAGMAGPAPFFFLWVLMTTVLNGWALLKLTARGRNSSAIPAGWWWLAFTFLMGWLGFARVDGLTAPLVLVALAYGVNRPFIASVLLAIGTWVKVWPAAIMLALFAVVKNRLLVVLAGISVTAGVVALAAVLGSVPKLLNFLTQQGDRGMQLEATFTTPWLWLSVLNVGGSRMYMNTDINSMQVDGPGTAILSVLMQPLLVLAAVLVAGLTFWALHNGKQHRVAGGVDRTELLLAGALTLATAFVVFNKVGSPQFMVWLGPAVAVGLAHNWREWRVPALMLIAIAVATYFIYPLFYDALSHNNPWMALVLTIRNVLLVVLFLWSVRRLYSLGKKTAAPAPALKET; encoded by the coding sequence GTGCAACGACCTGACAAGGATTCCGCCATTTCCACCGACGCTCTCTTCGGCAATCTGACCAGGATCCGCAACGTCCTCCTCCCCACCCCGGTGCGGAGCGTGCTGAACACCGGGCGCGGCCTGCTGGGCGGCTTCATCGTGGTGCACCTTGTCTTCCTCATCTTCGCAGCGTCGCTCTCCCTGCGTGGCGAGGCGTTCAGCGACACCTTCATTTACCGTGACTGGGCCATGGCGGGGTTCAATGAAGCCAACCTCCGCGGCGGCCCCAGTCCCTGGGTCTACCCCATCCTGGCCCTCATCCCCATGGCCATCGCGGGCATGGCCGGACCCGCACCGTTCTTCTTCCTGTGGGTCCTCATGACCACGGTCCTCAATGGCTGGGCGCTGCTGAAACTCACTGCCCGCGGCCGCAACAGCAGTGCCATCCCCGCGGGCTGGTGGTGGCTGGCCTTCACGTTCCTGATGGGCTGGCTGGGATTCGCCCGCGTTGACGGCCTCACCGCCCCGCTGGTCCTGGTAGCCCTGGCCTACGGCGTCAACCGCCCGTTCATCGCCTCGGTCCTGCTGGCCATCGGCACTTGGGTAAAAGTGTGGCCGGCGGCCATCATGCTGGCCCTCTTCGCCGTCGTAAAGAACCGCCTGCTGGTGGTGCTGGCAGGGATCTCGGTGACGGCCGGCGTCGTGGCGCTGGCAGCCGTGCTGGGCAGCGTTCCCAAGCTGCTGAACTTCCTCACGCAACAAGGTGACCGCGGAATGCAGCTCGAGGCCACCTTCACCACCCCCTGGCTCTGGCTTTCCGTCCTGAACGTGGGCGGCTCCCGCATGTACATGAATACGGACATCAACTCGATGCAGGTGGACGGGCCGGGCACCGCCATCCTGTCCGTCCTCATGCAGCCGCTCCTGGTCCTGGCCGCCGTACTGGTGGCCGGGCTGACCTTCTGGGCCCTGCACAACGGCAAGCAGCACAGGGTGGCCGGCGGTGTGGACCGCACCGAACTGCTCCTGGCCGGCGCGCTGACCCTGGCCACCGCCTTCGTGGTGTTCAACAAGGTGGGCTCCCCGCAGTTCATGGTGTGGCTGGGCCCCGCCGTCGCCGTCGGCCTTGCCCACAACTGGCGGGAATGGCGTGTCCCGGCACTGATGCTGATCGCCATCGCCGTGGCCACGTACTTCATCTACCCCCTCTTCTACGATGCCCTCAGCCACAACAACCCCTGGATGGCGCTGGTGCTGACCATCCGCAACGTCCTGCTGGTGGTGCTGTTCCTGTGGAGCGTCCGGCGCCTTTACTCGCTGGGCAAGAAGACGGCCGCACCTGCCCCCGCGCTCAAGGAGACCTAA
- a CDS encoding DUF3072 domain-containing protein encodes MSDSNQETIGSPEPEPNAGLNRDPEDWVTGDEPMTAAQRSYLDTLAREAGEELPADMSKAEASKHIDRLQQHSNRVAGNGGDGAGA; translated from the coding sequence ATGAGCGACAGCAACCAGGAAACAATCGGCAGCCCGGAACCCGAACCCAATGCAGGCCTCAACAGGGACCCGGAAGACTGGGTGACTGGGGACGAACCCATGACGGCGGCACAGCGCAGCTACCTCGACACGCTGGCACGCGAGGCCGGGGAGGAACTGCCTGCAGACATGAGCAAGGCTGAGGCGTCAAAGCACATCGACCGGCTGCAGCAGCACAGCAACCGCGTGGCCGGCAACGGCGGCGACGGGGCCGGCGCCTAG
- a CDS encoding NAD(P)-dependent oxidoreductase produces MDTKLKVAVLGTGIMGAAMARNLLRAGHDVSVWNRDPAKTEPLAADGAHRAANPAEAVADVDVVLTMLYDAAAVEQVMRSAAPGLKAGTAWVQSTTVGVRDVPVLAGLAGELGLDLVEAPVSGTRGPAEAGQLLVLAAAPEAVRRRVEQVLDAIGARTIWTGEDASTGSAARLKLVVNSWVIAASNAAGEVVALAEALGVDPQQFLGVIEGGGLDLPYLRTKMGLIMEDGLDPASFAVDTACKDAHLIVDAAAEQGVKLDGAEAFAARLDRVSEQGRAKQDMAAAYYASR; encoded by the coding sequence ATGGATACGAAGCTCAAAGTGGCTGTGCTGGGAACCGGAATCATGGGGGCGGCCATGGCCCGCAACCTCCTGCGTGCCGGTCACGACGTCTCGGTGTGGAACCGGGACCCGGCAAAAACCGAACCGCTGGCTGCGGACGGCGCACACCGGGCCGCCAACCCCGCCGAAGCAGTGGCAGATGTTGATGTGGTCCTGACCATGCTGTACGACGCCGCCGCGGTGGAGCAGGTCATGCGCTCCGCGGCCCCGGGGCTCAAGGCCGGTACGGCCTGGGTTCAGTCCACCACCGTGGGCGTGCGGGACGTACCCGTCCTGGCTGGCCTGGCCGGCGAGCTTGGCCTGGACCTGGTGGAGGCGCCGGTCTCAGGTACGCGCGGTCCTGCCGAAGCCGGCCAGCTGCTGGTCCTTGCCGCCGCGCCCGAAGCTGTGCGCCGGCGCGTGGAGCAAGTCCTCGACGCCATCGGCGCCCGCACCATCTGGACTGGGGAAGACGCCTCAACCGGATCGGCAGCCCGCCTCAAGCTCGTGGTCAACAGCTGGGTCATCGCCGCCTCCAACGCCGCCGGGGAAGTGGTTGCGCTCGCCGAAGCCCTTGGGGTCGATCCGCAGCAGTTCCTCGGCGTGATCGAAGGCGGCGGCCTTGACCTTCCTTACTTGCGGACCAAGATGGGCCTCATCATGGAAGACGGCCTGGACCCCGCCTCCTTCGCAGTGGATACGGCGTGCAAGGATGCCCACCTCATTGTCGATGCGGCTGCTGAGCAGGGCGTGAAGCTCGACGGCGCGGAAGCTTTCGCCGCAAGGTTGGACCGGGTGTCGGAGCAGGGTCGGGCCAAGCAGGACATGGCTGCGGCCTATTACGCCAGCCGGTAG
- a CDS encoding MFS transporter, protein MSTTPTRVAVPSQGVDAPSRDPRKAAMSGWIGSALEYYDFALYSLAATLIFPSIFFPSENPTVGIIASLATYAVGYVSRPVGAVVLGAYGDRHGRKKVLVFAMLLMGFATFAVGLLPTYGQVGLLAPALLVILRLIQGFAVAGELGGASAMIVEHSPDAKRGFFASFSLQGTQVGSILATAVLLPLAAVLPADQFGSWGWRIPFLLSAVVILAGYFIRRRVQEPPTYVAQSGAGETKRRFPLVELLRTRPGVLVRCVLMTFTNVIGMATLIFGVSYATQKGYGNGFSSSEFLWVTLVANIAAVATIPLFGALSDRVGRRMLMAAGGMVGGLLVGVYLWAIEQGSLPLVFVCVVIVQGIFFQMWNATFATFFQEQFPMRIRVTGFAVSQNIGLMIASFFPSIFTAIAPPGSANVPLTIGLTTLGICLVSAVATLMSSDTKGTSLEDLEAPRAGRAGNLHA, encoded by the coding sequence ATGAGCACCACCCCCACCCGCGTCGCCGTTCCCAGCCAGGGTGTTGACGCCCCTTCGCGGGATCCGCGGAAAGCGGCGATGAGCGGCTGGATCGGAAGCGCCCTGGAGTACTACGACTTCGCGTTGTACTCATTGGCGGCAACGCTGATCTTTCCCTCCATCTTCTTTCCTTCGGAGAACCCAACCGTCGGGATCATCGCCTCCCTTGCCACGTATGCCGTGGGCTACGTGTCCCGTCCGGTGGGCGCCGTCGTCCTGGGTGCCTACGGTGACCGGCACGGACGCAAGAAGGTGCTCGTCTTCGCCATGCTGCTCATGGGCTTCGCGACCTTCGCTGTGGGGCTGCTGCCCACGTACGGCCAAGTAGGCCTCCTGGCGCCGGCGCTCCTGGTGATCCTTCGCCTGATCCAGGGCTTTGCCGTGGCCGGGGAATTGGGTGGCGCCAGTGCCATGATCGTCGAGCACTCTCCCGATGCCAAGCGCGGCTTCTTTGCAAGCTTCAGCCTGCAGGGCACCCAGGTGGGCTCCATCCTTGCCACCGCGGTCCTGCTCCCTCTCGCCGCAGTCCTCCCGGCCGACCAGTTCGGCAGCTGGGGCTGGCGCATCCCGTTCCTGCTCAGCGCCGTCGTGATCCTGGCCGGGTACTTCATCCGGCGCCGCGTGCAGGAACCGCCCACGTATGTGGCGCAGTCCGGTGCCGGTGAAACCAAGCGCCGCTTTCCCCTCGTGGAACTCCTGCGCACCCGCCCCGGGGTCCTGGTCCGCTGCGTCCTCATGACCTTCACCAACGTCATCGGCATGGCCACGTTGATCTTCGGTGTCTCCTACGCCACCCAAAAGGGCTACGGCAATGGCTTCTCAAGCAGTGAGTTCCTGTGGGTCACGCTGGTGGCCAACATCGCGGCCGTGGCGACCATCCCGCTGTTCGGCGCGCTGAGCGACCGGGTTGGCCGGCGGATGCTCATGGCGGCCGGCGGCATGGTCGGAGGCCTGCTGGTGGGCGTTTACCTGTGGGCCATCGAGCAGGGAAGCCTTCCGCTGGTCTTCGTCTGCGTGGTAATCGTGCAGGGCATCTTCTTCCAGATGTGGAACGCCACGTTCGCCACGTTCTTCCAGGAGCAGTTCCCCATGCGGATCCGGGTGACCGGTTTTGCGGTATCGCAGAACATCGGGCTCATGATTGCCTCGTTCTTTCCCAGCATCTTCACGGCGATCGCGCCTCCAGGATCCGCCAATGTACCGCTTACGATCGGCTTGACCACGCTGGGCATCTGCCTGGTCTCTGCGGTGGCCACCCTGATGTCGAGCGACACCAAGGGCACTTCGCTGGAGGACCTTGAGGCGCCGAGGGCCGGCCGGGCCGGAAACCTGCACGCATAA
- a CDS encoding IclR family transcriptional regulator, translating to METTTSTPASTAEESPKSSNMRSLSRAMEVFAELQRAERPQRLSDLARNCGMSLPTTLRILRVLQDFGMVSQTDKSYRIGPAVLPAAKSFLENDPLAVAGRPVLQQLAAQTGMSVSLHTRLGFERILVARVQGEAPMQYDLPLGKRLPLTRGAAGKILIAGASDAELQQVVAAAIASGHEEQGFTVEELKSRLPEPGCDYAYSANERVVGVLSVGVALTNRAGRANESMALNCPAEATTEEKIKANVPELRRAARRLSELLEGSVY from the coding sequence ATGGAAACCACGACTTCCACCCCGGCCAGCACGGCAGAAGAGAGCCCCAAGTCCTCGAACATGCGCTCCCTTTCGAGGGCCATGGAGGTCTTTGCCGAGTTGCAGCGGGCCGAGCGGCCGCAGCGGCTCAGTGATCTGGCGCGGAACTGCGGCATGAGCCTGCCCACCACGCTGAGGATCCTCCGGGTGCTGCAGGATTTCGGAATGGTGAGCCAAACGGACAAGTCCTACCGGATCGGCCCCGCCGTCCTGCCGGCGGCAAAGAGTTTCCTGGAAAACGATCCCTTGGCGGTCGCGGGACGTCCGGTTCTGCAGCAGCTCGCGGCCCAGACCGGAATGTCTGTTTCCCTGCACACCCGGCTCGGGTTTGAGCGGATCCTGGTGGCACGGGTTCAAGGCGAAGCGCCCATGCAGTATGACCTGCCCCTGGGTAAACGCCTCCCCCTGACTCGTGGCGCGGCCGGAAAGATCCTGATCGCGGGCGCCTCCGATGCCGAACTCCAGCAGGTGGTAGCGGCCGCTATCGCCTCCGGTCACGAGGAGCAGGGATTCACGGTTGAGGAACTGAAGTCACGGCTGCCCGAACCTGGTTGTGACTACGCCTATTCTGCGAATGAGCGTGTGGTTGGCGTGCTCTCCGTAGGGGTGGCATTGACGAACAGAGCCGGCCGCGCCAACGAATCAATGGCTTTGAACTGCCCAGCGGAGGCGACGACCGAGGAGAAGATCAAAGCCAACGTTCCGGAACTGCGCCGTGCCGCCAGGCGACTCTCCGAACTGCTGGAGGGCTCCGTCTACTGA
- a CDS encoding tripartite tricarboxylate transporter TctB family protein — MTTESVTTKAGSTIRIAPGVLAGIGAFAAVGIYVLVSSLGLGLWTSLGPGAGLFPFAMGALLVAMSAVWLLQELRRPSARGEGVDKGVVISVVASLVILASVMDLLGFQLSMFAFLLYHLKIRGHRAWVPSLIIALAGSVGAFYAFNYGLNVALPVSSLAPLNLIGL; from the coding sequence ATGACAACGGAGTCAGTCACGACGAAAGCAGGCAGCACCATCCGGATTGCTCCCGGTGTGCTGGCGGGAATTGGCGCCTTCGCCGCCGTCGGCATCTACGTCCTGGTCAGCTCGTTGGGCCTGGGCCTTTGGACGTCCCTGGGCCCGGGCGCCGGACTGTTCCCCTTCGCGATGGGGGCGCTCCTGGTGGCGATGTCGGCAGTCTGGCTCCTCCAGGAACTCCGCCGGCCGAGCGCCAGAGGTGAAGGTGTGGACAAAGGAGTGGTGATTTCCGTCGTGGCCAGCCTGGTCATCCTGGCGTCCGTGATGGACCTGCTGGGCTTCCAGCTGAGCATGTTCGCGTTCCTGCTCTACCACCTGAAAATCCGCGGACACCGGGCGTGGGTGCCCTCCCTGATCATCGCCCTGGCGGGGAGCGTCGGCGCCTTTTACGCCTTCAACTACGGCCTGAACGTGGCACTCCCGGTTTCGTCACTCGCTCCACTGAACCTGATCGGACTTTAG
- a CDS encoding tripartite tricarboxylate transporter permease, with product METLNELLGGFATAMTWQNLIFAFLGCLLGTIIGVLPGVGPVAGVALLIPITLNLDPAGSIIMLCAIFYGTQYGGTITSVLLNTPGEASSAITTIDGYAMTKIGRAGAALTLAAVGSFIGGTIATVGLVAAAKPLGEMGLLVGPPEFFALMVVGISLLVALAGKSLVKAVISGALGLLISMVGIDPVAGAPRFTFGIDNLLDGVSFVAVIVGVFGLSEILSFRRNDVTPIVHAPGFRQLFPSRTEWRRSAPSMARGTGVGFGLGLIPGMTGSVSSLLSYAAEKKFSRFRHELGKGAVEGVAGPETANNAHANAALIPLFTLGIPASPTIAVLMGAFLQQGLTPGPSLFTEHSDIAWAIIASLFIGNVILLLLNVPLVGLWTSILRVPTPILTAVILLFMVIGAYTINFSVFDVYVMVGFGLLGLALRNLDIPLAPMVLTLVLGPLMERSLRESLEISQGDFSVFLSRPISAVLIAVGLLILCSPLLKIRKPKALTEDPEA from the coding sequence ATGGAAACCCTCAATGAACTCCTTGGCGGCTTTGCCACCGCCATGACCTGGCAGAACCTGATTTTTGCCTTCCTCGGCTGCCTGCTGGGCACCATCATCGGGGTCCTGCCCGGGGTAGGACCAGTGGCAGGCGTGGCCCTGCTGATCCCCATCACGCTGAATTTGGACCCTGCGGGGTCGATCATCATGCTCTGCGCCATCTTCTACGGCACCCAGTACGGCGGCACCATCACCAGCGTCCTGCTGAACACCCCCGGTGAAGCGTCGTCCGCGATTACTACCATCGACGGCTACGCCATGACCAAGATCGGCAGGGCAGGGGCCGCGCTGACGCTGGCCGCGGTCGGGTCCTTCATCGGCGGCACCATCGCCACCGTAGGCCTGGTGGCGGCGGCCAAGCCTCTCGGTGAAATGGGACTCCTGGTCGGCCCGCCCGAGTTCTTCGCGCTCATGGTCGTCGGGATCTCGCTGCTGGTGGCCCTGGCCGGAAAATCCCTGGTCAAGGCCGTGATTTCCGGCGCGCTGGGCCTGCTGATCTCCATGGTGGGCATCGACCCCGTGGCAGGCGCCCCCCGCTTCACCTTTGGCATCGACAACCTTCTGGACGGCGTGAGCTTCGTGGCCGTCATCGTGGGTGTCTTCGGGCTCTCGGAAATCCTCTCCTTCCGCCGGAACGACGTAACCCCCATCGTCCACGCTCCCGGTTTCCGGCAGCTGTTCCCATCGCGGACCGAGTGGCGGCGAAGCGCTCCGTCCATGGCCCGCGGCACCGGCGTCGGCTTCGGCCTTGGCCTGATCCCGGGCATGACCGGATCGGTGTCCTCCCTGCTGTCCTACGCCGCCGAGAAGAAGTTTTCCCGCTTCCGCCACGAGCTCGGCAAGGGCGCGGTGGAAGGTGTGGCCGGCCCCGAAACCGCCAACAACGCCCACGCCAACGCGGCACTCATCCCGCTGTTCACCCTGGGCATCCCGGCATCGCCCACCATTGCGGTGCTGATGGGAGCCTTCCTCCAGCAGGGCCTCACACCGGGGCCCAGCCTGTTCACCGAGCACTCGGATATTGCCTGGGCAATCATCGCCAGCCTCTTCATCGGAAACGTCATCCTGCTCCTGCTCAACGTTCCGCTGGTGGGACTGTGGACCTCCATCCTGCGCGTCCCCACCCCCATCCTGACCGCCGTGATCCTGCTGTTCATGGTCATCGGCGCCTACACCATCAACTTCAGCGTCTTCGACGTCTACGTCATGGTCGGCTTCGGCCTCCTGGGCCTTGCACTGCGGAACCTCGACATTCCGCTGGCCCCGATGGTCCTCACCCTGGTGCTGGGCCCCCTGATGGAACGCTCGCTGCGCGAATCGCTGGAGATTTCCCAGGGCGATTTCAGCGTCTTCCTCAGCCGGCCAATCTCAGCCGTGCTGATCGCCGTCGGCCTGCTGATCCTCTGCAGCCCGCTGCTGAAAATCCGCAAGCCCAAAGCCCTCACCGAGGACCCCGAAGCCTAA
- a CDS encoding tripartite tricarboxylate transporter substrate binding protein yields the protein MSRKKIIAAFAAASLIALTGCGANANAGASNSTAGATDFPKKGKSIDLIVAFSSGGAVDTAARLIQPVLEKELGTKVEVVNKPGAGGQIGYTALTSAKPDGYTIGATGSPSVVVSPLDPARGAKYTRDSFKPLGRQVFDPAVIAVQPDSPYKTLKELLDAEKATPKSLTASTTGIQTGEHFALAQIQQVTGSEFAPVHFSEGASQATTAFLGKHVDVLVANVSDVNDLTKQGKARVLGVMSAERSPALPDVPTFKESGYDVEAGTARGYSAPAGLPDAVAKKLEAALEKAIEDPAVVQKMKDLGLQTSYLTAKDYEQMWAGQEGDFKQVLPLVQKKD from the coding sequence TTGTCACGCAAGAAAATCATTGCTGCCTTCGCAGCAGCATCCCTGATCGCCCTCACCGGCTGCGGCGCCAACGCCAACGCCGGCGCCTCCAACTCGACCGCAGGTGCCACCGACTTCCCGAAAAAGGGGAAGTCGATCGACCTGATCGTCGCGTTCTCCTCCGGCGGCGCCGTGGACACGGCCGCCAGGCTGATCCAGCCCGTCCTGGAGAAGGAACTCGGCACCAAGGTCGAAGTGGTCAACAAGCCCGGCGCAGGCGGCCAGATCGGCTACACAGCGCTGACCAGCGCCAAGCCGGACGGCTACACCATCGGCGCGACGGGCTCACCGTCCGTCGTCGTCTCGCCGCTCGATCCCGCCCGCGGCGCAAAATACACCCGGGACAGCTTCAAGCCGTTGGGCCGGCAGGTCTTTGACCCCGCCGTTATCGCCGTGCAGCCGGACAGCCCCTACAAGACGCTGAAGGAACTCCTGGACGCCGAGAAGGCCACCCCCAAGTCCCTCACCGCCAGCACCACCGGCATCCAGACGGGCGAGCACTTCGCCTTGGCCCAGATCCAGCAGGTCACCGGCTCCGAGTTTGCCCCGGTCCACTTCTCCGAAGGGGCCTCGCAGGCAACCACCGCGTTCCTCGGCAAGCACGTGGACGTCCTGGTGGCCAACGTCAGCGACGTGAACGACCTCACCAAGCAGGGCAAGGCCCGCGTCCTGGGTGTCATGAGCGCCGAACGCTCTCCGGCGCTGCCTGACGTGCCCACCTTTAAGGAATCCGGATACGACGTCGAAGCGGGCACCGCCCGTGGCTACTCCGCACCGGCCGGACTCCCCGATGCCGTTGCCAAGAAACTCGAAGCTGCCCTTGAGAAGGCCATCGAAGACCCGGCCGTGGTGCAGAAGATGAAGGACCTGGGCCTGCAGACCAGCTATCTCACGGCCAAGGACTACGAACAGATGTGGGCCGGCCAGGAAGGCGACTTCAAGCAGGTCCTCCCGCTGGTCCAGAAAAAAGACTGA
- a CDS encoding methyltransferase has product MTTPALDTVDADFARPDRDVVDRLAKLPAANIGDAMDRLGVADSAIQAVWPGAKLAGPAFTVWTRPGDNKGIHAALQQVRPGDVIVVAGGGDESRALLGELIGERAINLGVAGFALDGAARDAEALGEIGMPVFARATSPAGPYKDGPFRMGTAVAFGGVPVLPGDIIIGDSDGVVVVPREQANAVAEAAEAVFADETNRRQTIVAARS; this is encoded by the coding sequence ATGACAACCCCAGCCCTTGACACTGTTGACGCTGACTTCGCCCGGCCGGACCGGGACGTAGTGGACCGCCTCGCCAAGCTGCCCGCCGCGAACATCGGCGATGCCATGGACCGGCTCGGCGTAGCCGACTCGGCCATCCAGGCCGTCTGGCCCGGTGCAAAGCTCGCAGGACCGGCCTTCACGGTGTGGACCCGGCCCGGAGACAACAAGGGAATCCACGCCGCCCTGCAGCAGGTGCGGCCCGGGGACGTCATTGTCGTTGCCGGCGGCGGCGATGAGTCCCGCGCCCTGCTGGGCGAACTGATAGGGGAGCGCGCCATCAACCTCGGCGTCGCGGGCTTTGCGCTGGACGGAGCAGCGCGCGACGCCGAGGCGCTGGGTGAGATCGGCATGCCGGTCTTTGCCCGGGCTACTTCGCCGGCAGGTCCTTACAAGGACGGTCCGTTCCGAATGGGCACCGCCGTCGCCTTTGGCGGTGTTCCTGTCCTGCCAGGCGACATCATCATCGGAGACTCCGACGGCGTGGTGGTGGTTCCCCGCGAACAGGCAAACGCCGTCGCCGAAGCAGCGGAGGCCGTCTTCGCGGACGAAACCAACCGCCGTCAAACCATCGTCGCGGCACGCTCCTAG
- a CDS encoding NAD(P)-dependent oxidoreductase, with protein MTACTVIGLGEAGATYAAALTAAGHAVTGFDPVAASTPAGVTRAATAAEACEGADIVLVMTGAAAARSVAQECLPVLAPGSCYADFTSSSPGVMQELGQLPTQAAFADVAILGPVSALGEKTPLMVSGPGAQAVAALLEPLGVQVEIADGGPGAAMAHKLLRSVLMKGLASVVVEAVTAGKAAGLEDWIRAQIAGQLAGDGQAVIDRFLTGTAKHAARRSREMQDTASYLSDLGVPAEMTTASANALARIAHATEPALR; from the coding sequence ATGACAGCATGCACCGTCATTGGCCTCGGCGAAGCCGGCGCCACCTACGCCGCGGCACTTACCGCTGCCGGCCACGCGGTCACCGGGTTCGACCCCGTGGCAGCGTCCACCCCCGCCGGCGTCACCCGCGCCGCCACCGCTGCAGAAGCCTGTGAAGGGGCGGATATCGTCCTGGTGATGACCGGAGCCGCAGCTGCCCGCAGTGTGGCCCAGGAGTGCCTGCCGGTCCTGGCCCCCGGCAGCTGCTACGCCGACTTCACCTCCTCATCGCCCGGCGTCATGCAGGAACTCGGGCAGCTGCCCACCCAGGCCGCCTTCGCCGACGTCGCCATCCTCGGCCCGGTCTCAGCGCTGGGGGAGAAGACGCCCTTGATGGTCAGTGGCCCCGGCGCCCAGGCCGTCGCCGCCCTGCTGGAACCCCTGGGCGTCCAGGTGGAAATCGCCGATGGCGGCCCCGGGGCGGCCATGGCGCACAAGCTGCTGCGCAGCGTCCTCATGAAGGGCCTGGCCTCCGTGGTGGTCGAGGCCGTCACGGCCGGCAAGGCCGCGGGCCTCGAGGACTGGATCCGCGCCCAGATTGCCGGGCAGCTTGCCGGTGACGGCCAGGCCGTTATCGACAGGTTCCTCACCGGCACTGCCAAACATGCCGCGCGCCGGTCCAGGGAGATGCAGGACACCGCCAGCTATCTCTCGGACCTTGGCGTCCCTGCAGAGATGACAACCGCTTCCGCCAATGCCTTGGCCCGCATCGCGCACGCAACGGAACCGGCCTTGCGCTGA
- a CDS encoding TRAP transporter large permease subunit produces the protein MIGIWALGAYLAVILLWTTLIKRSVGEAMILGFLVVLPFTGAAAAQVGWSALYSAATDEIVYATMAFVFMGYLLDKGGVLDRLIDLLNSLIGGVKGGPAWVSTVASAGLGGVVHNQAAIAATVGSVTIPWMEKSRLDKPAAATLVAGNAGMGITFPFSASMFVLVGSATVGPLLNINALVLPLLFGGLWCFLHRLIVTWLLIRKSGMAPLDAAHRMSVRAAFGQGWATLLLFVVVAIPLVITSGFLTSALSDWTGGDVSKSVSVIVWIPVVLLITGALLGRKQLPRTGRAWVELLQGSAPRFGIVGVTVVFAFAGANALAATGLPKQMTALLNGMNLPLWLLAILIGLIVIAVAAPLSATATMAAVGTVGVAALVAAGVPATTAAVAVLVFSSCEAAVPPGGAPLYVACGIADVNPIKTFARLLTHYALPLLVIGVLIILGVLPI, from the coding sequence ATGATCGGCATCTGGGCACTCGGCGCCTATCTGGCCGTCATCCTGCTCTGGACCACCTTGATCAAGCGGAGCGTGGGGGAAGCGATGATCCTCGGATTCCTGGTGGTCCTCCCGTTCACCGGCGCAGCCGCGGCGCAAGTTGGATGGTCGGCACTCTATTCGGCTGCCACTGACGAAATTGTCTACGCCACCATGGCCTTCGTTTTCATGGGCTACCTGCTGGACAAGGGCGGCGTCCTGGACAGGTTGATCGACCTGCTCAACTCCCTGATTGGTGGCGTGAAGGGCGGGCCGGCCTGGGTTTCGACAGTGGCTTCAGCGGGGCTGGGCGGCGTGGTCCACAACCAGGCTGCGATCGCCGCGACCGTGGGGTCGGTCACTATCCCCTGGATGGAGAAGTCCCGGCTGGACAAGCCCGCGGCCGCCACCCTTGTGGCAGGCAACGCGGGGATGGGCATTACCTTCCCGTTCAGCGCCTCCATGTTCGTCCTGGTCGGTTCAGCCACGGTGGGGCCCCTCCTGAACATCAACGCGCTGGTCCTGCCACTGCTTTTCGGCGGCCTGTGGTGCTTCCTGCACCGGCTCATCGTCACTTGGCTGCTGATCCGCAAAAGCGGGATGGCACCCCTTGATGCAGCCCACCGGATGTCCGTCCGGGCCGCTTTCGGCCAGGGCTGGGCCACCCTCCTGCTGTTCGTCGTCGTCGCCATCCCGTTGGTCATCACCTCGGGATTCCTCACGTCGGCGCTCTCGGACTGGACCGGTGGTGACGTCAGCAAGTCCGTCAGCGTGATCGTCTGGATCCCTGTGGTCCTGCTCATCACAGGTGCCCTGCTGGGGCGGAAACAACTGCCACGCACCGGCCGCGCCTGGGTCGAACTGCTCCAAGGCTCTGCACCGCGCTTCGGAATTGTTGGCGTGACGGTGGTCTTCGCTTTCGCCGGTGCCAATGCGCTCGCCGCCACCGGCCTTCCCAAGCAGATGACGGCACTCCTGAACGGCATGAACCTCCCCCTCTGGCTGCTCGCCATCCTGATCGGCCTGATCGTCATCGCCGTCGCGGCCCCGCTGTCCGCCACGGCCACCATGGCCGCCGTCGGGACGGTTGGCGTCGCAGCCCTCGTCGCGGCCGGTGTTCCGGCCACCACGGCCGCCGTCGCCGTCCTGGTTTTCTCCTCCTGCGAAGCGGCGGTCCCGCCCGGCGGCGCCCCGCTCTATGTTGCCTGTGGCATAGCGGACGTCAACCCCATCAAGACCTTCGCGCGCCTGCTCACCCACTACGCCCTGCCCCTGCTGGTCATCGGCGTGTTGATCATCCTCGGCGTCCTGCCGATCTAA